A region of Granulicella sibirica DNA encodes the following proteins:
- a CDS encoding sodium:solute symporter family transporter, whose product MPVSPARLHPLDLALIVAYLLGITLFGLRFRDKGKSGAPAKSLKSYFLADNTIPWWAIALSIVSAETSTLTIISIPGVAFAGDMGFLQVVLGYMIGRIVVAMLFLPKYFRGQMLTAYQLIDQRFGSTLHKVTAGLFLLTRAAAEGVRVFAVSIVVGIAIGTGDILSIGIISLLTLLYTFEGGMAAVIWTDVVQMAIYIAGTAVAIATLGSHIPGGWSTIHQVAGAAGKFHWLNFSFNLTQSYTFWAGVVGGTFLTMASHGTDQLMVQRMLAARSLRESRLALLSSGVVIFIQFAFFLLIGAGLYVFYGLHPEHFSSADRIFPSFIVHEMPTGVAGLLIAAILAAAMSNLSAALNSLSSTTVVDFYLHWRNPSDKERNLVAKLSTVFWAVVLFAVAAYSVANGGKGHVVEIALSIASVAYGALLGVFLLGTLTRYATQTGAILGMIVGFAFNLILWLAPGAPLFGLTATTPQATRYLTVPHVAFTWFVFLGALVTFAVGSLASLVFRKQSLTKAAVTGLIALVAVQAIAQAKAPDPSFTPDFTPITALVNDAVAAKKLPGAVVIVGHSGKNVFEHAYGQRKLDNEPGLDGLPSPGEPMTEDTLFDMASLSKCLSTATSIMQLYEQGKIGLDDPIQKYLPAFNPDGDAQRAKVTIRMMLTHYSGEAPDVDLKDVPWGLSAPDKAEGIRRAMATPLKSAPGETFVYSDINFITLGAIVEAVSGQTLDAYATEHIFLPLGMIHTGYHPFEKTCGLAKKVGANVEVGPKPIGRILVKCLAGTWSPYSLDPTTAPTAHDDEWNAEQNPDFDHLLRGMVHDPTTRRMGGVAGHAGVFSTAGDVALYAQALLDRLAGRPSNFPLRQSTLELMTTPQQPKTALSGATIFTQDLKTTKGVATRGFGWDINTAFSRPRGEIFPIGSFGHTGFTGTTLWMDPGSDTYVVLLTNAVHPRQHGSVSVLRGQVATAAALALGLHEEMVKEANTPNTACDPSRGIITLCADNSKVGLYQSRQLRSTLSDASSQPTLTGIDVLEKTHYTALAEAAKRHNNRLNLGILTNVAGLDSMGQRTIDVISKEATKALPTLHLTTLFAAEHGLSAKQETTAIKAEFDSATNLPITSLYGPKPGDRRPTHAQLKDLDAVLIDLQDVGNRFWTFDTAMAYFLEASADERRDYKHELEIIVLDHPNPSSGTDFAIQGPISDTGRQSYVDYTPLPARHGMTIGELARFYNGEATATAHPTGIFVESTSTPKPAQTTGKGLGAHLTVVPLENWTRPQYLDTTGIPWTPPSPNLRSLTAATLYPGVGLFETTNLSVGRGTDTPFEHFGAPYLKPEDVLACLTPRNIPGITFTPTTLSIIETPDHYPYHGQTIPGLHINLTDRSVLDVAEMAMEIMTCVHKLYPTQFNLDRSMRIIANADTLAALQRGDDPKAIAASWTPSLDEFRKKRAPYLLYPDNAPQAIH is encoded by the coding sequence ATGCCCGTAAGCCCCGCCCGCCTGCATCCCCTCGATCTCGCCCTCATCGTCGCGTATCTGTTGGGGATCACGCTCTTCGGCCTGCGCTTCCGTGACAAGGGCAAGTCGGGCGCGCCGGCGAAGAGCCTCAAGTCCTACTTCCTCGCCGACAACACGATTCCCTGGTGGGCCATCGCGCTGTCGATCGTCTCGGCCGAGACCAGCACCCTCACCATCATCTCCATCCCCGGCGTGGCCTTCGCAGGCGACATGGGCTTTCTGCAGGTCGTCCTCGGCTACATGATCGGGCGCATCGTCGTCGCCATGCTCTTCCTGCCGAAGTACTTTCGCGGCCAGATGCTGACGGCTTATCAACTCATCGATCAGCGCTTCGGGTCGACGCTGCATAAGGTCACCGCCGGACTCTTCCTCCTCACGCGGGCTGCCGCTGAAGGCGTGCGCGTCTTCGCCGTCTCGATCGTCGTCGGCATTGCCATCGGCACGGGAGACATCCTCTCCATCGGCATCATCTCCCTGCTCACGCTGCTCTATACGTTCGAGGGAGGCATGGCCGCCGTCATCTGGACCGACGTCGTTCAGATGGCCATCTACATCGCGGGAACCGCCGTCGCCATAGCCACGCTCGGCTCCCACATCCCCGGAGGCTGGTCGACCATCCACCAGGTTGCCGGAGCCGCAGGCAAGTTCCACTGGCTCAACTTCTCGTTCAACCTCACGCAGTCCTATACCTTCTGGGCCGGGGTCGTCGGAGGAACCTTCCTCACGATGGCCTCGCACGGCACCGACCAACTCATGGTCCAGCGCATGCTCGCCGCGCGCAGCCTGCGCGAGTCGCGCCTCGCGCTTCTGTCGTCCGGCGTCGTCATCTTCATCCAGTTCGCCTTCTTCCTGCTCATCGGGGCGGGCCTTTACGTCTTCTACGGCCTCCACCCCGAGCACTTCTCCTCAGCCGACCGCATCTTCCCGAGCTTCATCGTCCACGAGATGCCCACCGGCGTCGCCGGCCTCCTCATCGCCGCCATTCTCGCAGCCGCCATGTCGAACCTCTCCGCCGCGCTCAACTCCCTCTCCTCCACCACCGTGGTCGACTTCTATCTCCACTGGCGCAACCCGTCGGATAAGGAACGCAACCTCGTCGCCAAGCTCTCGACCGTTTTCTGGGCCGTCGTCCTCTTTGCCGTCGCCGCCTATTCGGTTGCTAACGGAGGCAAGGGCCATGTCGTCGAGATCGCCCTTTCGATCGCCTCGGTCGCTTATGGAGCGCTCCTCGGCGTGTTCCTTCTCGGCACCCTCACTCGCTACGCAACGCAGACAGGAGCCATCCTCGGCATGATCGTCGGATTCGCCTTCAACCTCATCCTCTGGCTCGCCCCGGGAGCGCCTCTGTTCGGCTTGACGGCCACCACACCGCAAGCCACTCGCTACCTCACCGTCCCCCATGTCGCCTTCACGTGGTTTGTCTTTCTCGGAGCCCTCGTGACCTTCGCCGTCGGCTCCCTCGCCAGCCTCGTCTTCCGCAAGCAGTCCCTCACCAAGGCCGCAGTCACCGGCCTGATCGCCCTTGTCGCGGTACAGGCCATCGCACAGGCGAAGGCTCCCGACCCAAGCTTCACCCCGGACTTCACTCCAATCACCGCACTCGTCAATGATGCCGTGGCGGCGAAGAAGCTTCCCGGAGCGGTCGTCATCGTCGGGCACTCCGGCAAGAACGTCTTCGAACACGCCTACGGACAGCGGAAGCTGGACAACGAACCTGGCCTCGACGGCCTCCCCTCACCCGGTGAGCCCATGACCGAAGACACCCTCTTCGACATGGCCTCACTGTCGAAGTGCCTCTCGACCGCGACCTCCATCATGCAGCTCTACGAGCAGGGCAAGATTGGCCTCGACGATCCCATCCAGAAGTATCTCCCCGCCTTCAACCCCGACGGCGACGCCCAGCGCGCCAAGGTGACCATCCGCATGATGCTCACGCATTACTCCGGCGAAGCCCCCGACGTAGACCTGAAGGACGTCCCCTGGGGTCTCTCCGCGCCGGATAAAGCCGAAGGCATCCGCCGCGCCATGGCCACCCCGCTCAAGTCCGCGCCCGGCGAGACCTTCGTCTACTCCGACATCAATTTCATCACGCTAGGCGCCATCGTCGAAGCCGTCTCCGGCCAGACCCTCGACGCGTACGCGACCGAGCACATCTTTCTTCCCCTTGGCATGATCCACACCGGCTACCACCCCTTCGAAAAGACCTGCGGCCTGGCCAAAAAGGTCGGTGCCAACGTCGAAGTCGGCCCCAAGCCAATCGGCCGCATCCTCGTCAAGTGCCTCGCGGGCACATGGTCGCCTTACTCGCTCGACCCCACCACCGCCCCAACCGCGCATGACGATGAGTGGAACGCCGAACAGAATCCCGACTTCGACCACCTCCTCCGCGGCATGGTCCACGACCCTACAACGCGCCGCATGGGTGGAGTCGCCGGGCACGCCGGGGTCTTCTCAACCGCCGGGGACGTCGCCCTCTACGCCCAGGCCCTTCTCGACCGCCTCGCCGGACGCCCAAGCAACTTCCCCCTCAGGCAATCCACGCTGGAATTGATGACCACGCCGCAGCAGCCGAAGACCGCGCTCTCCGGCGCAACCATCTTTACCCAGGACCTCAAGACGACGAAGGGCGTCGCGACGCGAGGCTTCGGTTGGGACATCAACACCGCCTTCTCCCGCCCGCGCGGTGAGATCTTCCCCATCGGCAGCTTTGGCCACACCGGCTTCACCGGAACCACGCTCTGGATGGATCCTGGCTCCGACACCTACGTCGTCCTGCTCACGAACGCCGTACACCCCCGCCAGCATGGCTCGGTCTCCGTCCTGCGCGGGCAGGTCGCTACCGCCGCCGCGCTGGCGCTCGGTCTGCATGAAGAGATGGTTAAGGAGGCCAACACCCCGAACACCGCTTGCGACCCATCCCGAGGAATCATCACGCTCTGCGCGGATAACAGCAAAGTTGGCCTCTACCAGAGCCGCCAGCTTAGAAGCACGCTCTCGGATGCCTCTTCACAGCCCACCCTCACCGGTATCGACGTCCTCGAAAAGACCCACTACACAGCTCTCGCCGAAGCCGCGAAGCGTCACAACAACCGCCTCAATCTCGGCATCCTCACCAACGTCGCCGGACTCGACTCGATGGGCCAACGCACCATCGATGTCATCTCCAAGGAAGCCACGAAAGCCCTTCCCACGCTTCACCTCACGACGCTCTTCGCCGCCGAGCACGGCCTCTCCGCCAAGCAGGAGACGACCGCCATCAAGGCCGAGTTCGACTCCGCCACCAACCTCCCCATCACCAGCCTCTACGGCCCCAAACCCGGCGACCGCCGTCCCACTCACGCCCAACTCAAGGACCTCGACGCCGTCCTCATCGATCTTCAGGACGTCGGCAATCGCTTCTGGACCTTCGACACCGCGATGGCTTACTTCCTGGAAGCCTCCGCCGACGAACGCCGCGACTATAAGCACGAGCTCGAGATCATCGTCCTCGACCATCCAAACCCAAGCAGCGGCACCGACTTCGCCATCCAGGGACCAATCTCGGACACCGGTCGCCAGTCGTACGTCGACTACACGCCTCTCCCGGCGCGTCACGGCATGACCATCGGCGAACTCGCCCGCTTCTACAACGGTGAAGCCACCGCGACCGCCCATCCCACCGGGATCTTCGTCGAAAGCACATCAACGCCGAAGCCAGCACAAACGACCGGCAAGGGCCTCGGAGCTCACCTCACCGTCGTCCCTCTTGAGAACTGGACGCGCCCGCAATACCTCGACACCACCGGCATCCCGTGGACGCCGCCAAGCCCGAACCTCCGCTCACTGACCGCCGCCACCCTCTACCCTGGCGTCGGGCTTTTTGAAACGACCAACCTTTCGGTTGGTCGTGGGACGGACACCCCCTTCGAGCACTTCGGCGCACCCTACCTCAAGCCGGAAGACGTCCTCGCCTGCCTCACCCCGCGCAACATCCCCGGCATAACCTTCACCCCCACCACCCTTTCCATCATCGAAACACCCGACCATTACCCCTACCACGGCCAGACCATCCCCGGCCTCCACATCAACCTCACCGACCGATCCGTCCTCGATGTCGCCGAGATGGCGATGGAGATCATGACCTGCGTCCACAAGCTCTACCCCACGCAGTTCAACCTCGACCGCAGCATGCGCATCATCGCCAACGCCGACACCCTCGCCGCCCTCCAGCGCGGCGACGATCCGAAGGCCATCGCCGCCTCCTGGACGCCCTCCCTCGACGAGTTCCGCAAAAAGCGCGCCCCGTACCTGCTCTATCCAGACAACGCCCCACAAGCTATCCACTGA
- a CDS encoding DUF4126 domain-containing protein, with the protein MNALAVTPSTITALVVAVSFAAGLNVYATILSLGVMARMHWVVLPSGLESLGDTWIVVASGILFAGEFVADKIPGFDVIWNALHTFVRIPLAALMAYAATSHLSIGMQLVVTCLGAVIAAISHGTKTAARVAVTPSPEPVSNIALSTAEDGLVVGLMWFATHHPLTAAGAVVAMLAAGVGVAWWGARKIRAGWRRRFGRPGEVVLASNR; encoded by the coding sequence ATGAATGCCCTCGCCGTCACGCCGAGCACGATCACTGCCCTGGTCGTCGCGGTCAGCTTCGCGGCGGGGCTTAACGTGTACGCCACGATACTCTCGCTTGGAGTAATGGCGCGGATGCACTGGGTGGTTTTGCCGTCCGGTCTGGAGTCGCTGGGAGACACGTGGATCGTCGTTGCAAGCGGCATCCTCTTCGCCGGGGAGTTTGTCGCGGATAAGATTCCGGGGTTCGACGTGATCTGGAACGCGCTGCATACGTTCGTGCGGATTCCGCTGGCGGCGCTGATGGCCTATGCGGCCACGTCGCACCTTTCGATCGGCATGCAGTTGGTGGTGACATGTCTTGGCGCGGTGATCGCGGCGATCTCGCACGGGACGAAGACGGCGGCGCGCGTGGCGGTGACGCCAAGTCCGGAACCGGTCTCGAACATAGCGCTGAGTACGGCGGAGGATGGGCTTGTGGTCGGGCTGATGTGGTTCGCGACGCACCATCCACTTACGGCTGCGGGAGCGGTGGTGGCGATGCTGGCGGCGGGTGTGGGCGTGGCGTGGTGGGGTGCGAGGAAGATCCGGGCGGGCTGGAGGCGGCGGTTCGGACGACCCGGCGAGGTTGTCCTCGCTTCAAATCGCTAG
- a CDS encoding BadF/BadG/BcrA/BcrD ATPase family protein, with protein MSLFLAIDAGWTKTVCCIADETRELARATTGTVRLMVATEDEATERLVSVVTDAAKAAGISLEDVTRTCMAVGGLSIEPVRQWATNTLASLVSGEVILAGEEEIGIDAAFQGGAGILVIAGAGSHVVARAADGELYSAGGWGPALGDEGSAYWIGQEAVKTALWGLDRGISSKLLGAIQEAWGADTVGDVVTLGNVRPGPDFAALAPVVAWCAEEEDDLALALLVRAGEELASLVGLVRLKMEESGAAGVVEVAITGSVLEQIRMVRESMVETLEEDGIEVKVQERAVDSLEGALWRARGGERA; from the coding sequence ATGAGTCTGTTTCTGGCGATTGATGCGGGTTGGACGAAGACGGTGTGTTGCATTGCGGATGAGACGCGCGAACTTGCGCGGGCGACCACGGGGACGGTGCGGTTGATGGTCGCGACCGAGGACGAGGCGACCGAACGGCTCGTGTCCGTGGTGACCGATGCGGCCAAGGCGGCGGGCATCTCGCTCGAGGACGTGACGCGGACGTGCATGGCAGTCGGTGGCCTGTCGATCGAGCCGGTGCGGCAGTGGGCGACGAACACGCTTGCCTCTCTCGTGAGCGGCGAGGTCATCCTTGCCGGTGAAGAAGAGATCGGAATCGACGCGGCATTTCAGGGCGGCGCGGGCATCCTGGTGATCGCGGGGGCGGGATCGCATGTGGTTGCGCGGGCCGCCGATGGAGAGCTCTACAGCGCTGGCGGCTGGGGACCGGCGCTTGGGGATGAGGGTTCGGCGTACTGGATCGGGCAGGAAGCGGTGAAGACCGCGCTCTGGGGGCTTGACCGGGGGATTTCGAGCAAGCTGCTTGGGGCGATTCAGGAGGCGTGGGGGGCGGATACGGTCGGTGATGTCGTGACGCTCGGCAACGTCAGGCCGGGTCCGGACTTCGCGGCGCTTGCTCCGGTCGTAGCATGGTGTGCGGAGGAAGAGGACGACTTGGCCCTTGCGCTCCTGGTGCGCGCCGGGGAGGAGCTGGCTTCGCTGGTCGGACTGGTTCGGCTGAAGATGGAGGAGTCCGGCGCGGCGGGCGTTGTCGAGGTGGCGATCACCGGGAGCGTGCTGGAGCAGATTCGGATGGTGCGCGAGTCGATGGTCGAGACGCTCGAGGAAGACGGGATCGAGGTAAAGGTGCAGGAGCGCGCGGTGGATTCGCTCGAGGGAGCGCTCTGGAGGGCTCGGGGCGGCGAGAGGGCCTAG
- a CDS encoding DUF3565 domain-containing protein, giving the protein MHRGHLPAEMIVGERRMESVVVDFRQDEAGDWIMRLACGHERHVRHDPPWTVREWVLTPEGRAAWIGRSMPCPACVAGAD; this is encoded by the coding sequence ATGCATCGGGGTCACCTTCCTGCTGAGATGATTGTAGGGGAGCGAAGGATGGAGAGCGTAGTCGTCGATTTCCGGCAGGATGAAGCGGGTGACTGGATCATGCGGCTGGCCTGCGGGCACGAGCGGCATGTCCGGCACGATCCGCCGTGGACGGTGCGGGAGTGGGTGCTGACGCCCGAGGGCCGGGCGGCGTGGATCGGACGGTCGATGCCGTGTCCGGCTTGCGTTGCCGGAGCCGATTAG
- the phoU gene encoding phosphate signaling complex protein PhoU yields MPRINFHQQLAALKDKLLAMAALSQQALELSVEAYVTRDVALASHVLEIEKAINAAETTVDEMAYELLAKEQPMAVDLRFILSVIKINGDLERIGDQATGIARRAINLDVKPRIHLPIDIKDMGEKVGVMIRRAVQALLEADAKLGESVLAMDDEIDRMNRAVQTELIDVMQQTPSCSEQALSAIIISRNLERAADHATNIAEDVIFWVRGSDVRHKLSLVEAD; encoded by the coding sequence ATGCCGCGCATCAATTTCCACCAGCAACTCGCCGCACTGAAAGACAAGCTCCTCGCCATGGCCGCTCTCTCGCAGCAGGCCCTTGAACTCTCGGTCGAGGCCTATGTCACGCGCGATGTTGCACTTGCGAGCCACGTCCTCGAAATCGAGAAGGCCATCAACGCCGCCGAGACCACGGTCGACGAGATGGCCTACGAGCTCCTTGCCAAAGAACAACCGATGGCGGTCGACCTCCGGTTCATCCTCTCCGTCATCAAGATCAACGGAGACCTCGAACGCATCGGCGACCAGGCCACCGGCATCGCCCGCCGCGCCATCAACCTCGACGTCAAACCGCGCATCCACCTCCCCATCGACATCAAGGACATGGGCGAAAAGGTCGGCGTCATGATCCGCCGCGCCGTCCAGGCTCTCCTGGAAGCCGACGCCAAGCTCGGCGAATCCGTCCTCGCCATGGACGACGAGATCGACCGCATGAACCGCGCCGTCCAGACCGAGTTGATTGACGTCATGCAGCAGACCCCCTCCTGCTCCGAGCAGGCGCTCAGCGCCATCATCATCTCGCGCAACCTCGAACGCGCCGCCGACCACGCCACCAACATCGCCGAAGACGTTATCTTCTGGGTCCGGGGATCGGATGTTCGCCACAAGCTCTCGCTCGTCGAAGCCGATTAA
- a CDS encoding BrnT family toxin, with the protein MDVYSTLDGQGFVWDSDKAASNVLRHGVRFEQAREVFLDQLARYEDASPEQEARQACIGLTTEYRLLYVVHVIRERDVLRLISARLAEPAERRRYEND; encoded by the coding sequence ATGGACGTGTACTCGACACTGGATGGGCAGGGCTTCGTCTGGGACAGCGATAAGGCAGCCAGCAACGTCCTAAGGCACGGCGTTCGGTTCGAGCAGGCCCGAGAGGTATTTCTTGACCAGTTAGCCCGTTACGAGGACGCCAGCCCAGAGCAAGAGGCTCGACAGGCATGCATTGGCCTCACGACCGAATACAGGCTTTTGTATGTCGTGCATGTGATCAGGGAACGGGATGTGCTCCGCCTCATCTCCGCGCGTCTTGCGGAACCGGCGGAGAGGAGACGCTATGAAAATGACTGA
- the yiaK gene encoding 3-dehydro-L-gulonate 2-dehydrogenase: MLRVPYADLEAALHRAVLHLGLEDPRAAFCAQLFAETTRDGVYTHGLARFPRFSAMVKNGAIDPHAFPTRTGGFGAIERWDGHRGPGNLNAHAAMARAIELAREHGIGAVALANTNHWMRGGSYGWQAATQGCFGVCWTNTLANTPAWGTAKPTVGNNPIILAIPRAFASQPEPHAAPVVLDMAMTQFSMGSLSAYAKRGAQLPVPGGYDRDGVLTRDPVAIEQSQRTLPVGYWKGYGLSLTLDLFAAMLSGGLATHQLPLDPLKEAGLSQFFLAIDPTTFADPDQLSAIAEGVLADLKLAPPEDPTSPVRYPGEETLRVRQVNMEQGVPVDPELWAKLSDLTI, encoded by the coding sequence ATGCTCCGCGTTCCGTACGCCGACCTCGAAGCCGCACTCCACCGCGCCGTGCTTCACCTCGGCCTCGAAGACCCGCGCGCTGCCTTCTGTGCGCAACTCTTTGCCGAGACCACGCGCGACGGCGTCTACACGCATGGACTCGCACGCTTTCCTCGCTTCTCCGCCATGGTGAAGAACGGCGCCATCGACCCGCACGCCTTCCCCACGCGCACCGGCGGCTTTGGGGCCATCGAGCGCTGGGACGGCCATCGCGGTCCCGGCAACCTGAACGCCCACGCCGCCATGGCCCGCGCCATCGAACTTGCGCGTGAACACGGCATCGGCGCGGTCGCCCTCGCCAATACCAACCACTGGATGCGAGGTGGGAGCTACGGCTGGCAGGCCGCGACGCAGGGCTGCTTCGGCGTCTGCTGGACGAACACGCTCGCCAACACCCCCGCCTGGGGGACGGCGAAACCGACCGTCGGCAACAACCCGATCATCCTTGCGATCCCACGCGCCTTCGCCTCCCAGCCCGAACCGCACGCCGCGCCGGTCGTGCTCGATATGGCGATGACGCAGTTTTCGATGGGCTCGCTCTCGGCCTACGCGAAGCGCGGAGCGCAGCTTCCGGTGCCCGGCGGCTACGACCGCGACGGTGTGCTCACACGCGATCCCGTGGCCATCGAGCAGTCGCAGCGCACCCTGCCGGTCGGCTACTGGAAGGGCTATGGCCTGTCGCTCACGCTTGACCTATTTGCGGCGATGCTCTCGGGAGGTCTCGCCACGCACCAGCTTCCGCTCGATCCTTTGAAAGAAGCCGGCCTGTCGCAGTTCTTCCTTGCCATTGACCCAACCACCTTCGCCGACCCGGACCAGCTTTCGGCCATCGCCGAAGGCGTCCTCGCCGACCTGAAGCTCGCGCCGCCTGAAGATCCCACGAGCCCAGTTCGTTACCCCGGCGAGGAGACGCTACGTGTGCGCCAGGTCAACATGGAGCAGGGTGTTCCCGTCGATCCGGAGCTATGGGCGAAACTGAGCGACCTGACCATCTAG
- a CDS encoding Hsp70 family protein: MADTIKIGIDFGTTNSSVALARPDGAVELVHFPTATTPTESFRSVLYLEQSKSGIASFTGPSAIQQYLEAEHPGRLIQSLKSYLPSRSLTGTEVFGRRYTLEDLISRILTDLRLRTEQTLATPLTPETPITVGRPVRFVSAETEEDDAYATERLRSAFTQAGYPDVAFELEPIAAAYAYEATLDHDELILIGDFGGGTSDFSLLHVGPSYASQPSREILGNSGLGLAGDAFDARIVRKLVSPALGADTLEKTYANPFAAPMPKRFPGRAAVLPPQRELKIIPAVPAWIYANLERWHYLSFLKTRNVTEILRAARARAEEPEKVEALIALIEEDLGYQLHQAVQRLKIDLSRAETATFRFPELDPAGQLSKEVTRADFEQWIAADLESIENCVDGLLATTNTTKEKVDRVFLTGGTSFVPAVRRIFETRFSPARVVTGNEFTSVARGLALRST; the protein is encoded by the coding sequence ATGGCTGACACCATCAAGATCGGCATCGACTTCGGCACGACCAATAGCTCCGTCGCCCTCGCACGTCCGGATGGCGCGGTCGAACTCGTTCACTTCCCCACTGCGACGACGCCGACCGAAAGCTTTCGTTCGGTCCTTTACCTCGAGCAGAGCAAGTCCGGCATCGCCAGCTTCACCGGCCCCTCGGCGATCCAGCAGTACCTCGAAGCTGAGCACCCGGGACGCCTCATCCAGTCGCTAAAGTCGTACCTGCCCTCGCGTTCGCTGACCGGGACCGAGGTCTTCGGCCGCCGTTACACCCTCGAAGACCTCATCAGCCGCATCCTCACCGACCTGCGCCTGCGCACCGAGCAGACTCTCGCCACACCCCTCACCCCCGAGACGCCGATCACGGTCGGCCGCCCCGTCCGCTTCGTCTCAGCCGAGACGGAAGAGGACGACGCCTACGCCACCGAGCGACTCCGCTCCGCCTTTACCCAGGCCGGATACCCGGACGTCGCCTTCGAGCTCGAACCCATCGCCGCTGCCTACGCGTACGAAGCCACGCTCGACCACGACGAGCTCATCCTGATCGGCGACTTCGGTGGAGGCACGAGCGACTTCTCCCTCCTGCACGTCGGCCCGTCGTACGCGAGCCAGCCGTCGCGCGAGATCCTAGGCAACTCCGGCCTCGGCCTCGCCGGCGACGCCTTCGACGCCCGCATCGTCCGCAAGCTCGTCTCACCCGCGCTCGGCGCCGACACGCTCGAAAAGACCTATGCCAATCCCTTCGCCGCACCCATGCCGAAGCGCTTCCCCGGTCGCGCCGCCGTCCTGCCACCGCAGCGCGAACTCAAGATCATCCCCGCCGTTCCCGCGTGGATCTACGCGAACCTCGAACGCTGGCACTATCTCTCGTTCCTCAAGACGCGCAACGTGACCGAGATCCTACGCGCCGCCCGCGCCCGTGCCGAGGAGCCCGAAAAGGTCGAAGCCCTGATCGCGCTGATCGAAGAGGACCTTGGCTACCAGCTCCACCAGGCCGTGCAACGCCTGAAGATCGACCTCTCCCGCGCCGAGACCGCGACCTTCCGTTTCCCCGAACTCGACCCCGCCGGTCAGCTCTCCAAAGAAGTCACCCGCGCCGACTTCGAGCAATGGATCGCCGCCGATCTCGAATCGATCGAGAACTGCGTCGATGGCCTATTGGCCACCACCAACACCACAAAAGAAAAAGTCGACCGCGTCTTCCTGACGGGAGGCACAAGCTTCGTCCCCGCCGTCCGCCGCATCTTCGAGACGCGCTTCAGCCCGGCTCGCGTCGTCACCGGCAACGAGTTCACCTCGGTCGCACGAGGCTTGGCGCTCCGCTCCACCTAG
- the nagA gene encoding N-acetylglucosamine-6-phosphate deacetylase, translated as MQTLTARRLLTHTGSIEYPVITLTADGLIAEIESDPNVRNAGETLTAPFLDVHSHGAASHDVMTASPSDFVALNTFLASRGVGQYLATTVTAPIDHTLQALSRIADEIETSHSGPLATPIGIHLEGPFISHAKRGVHPVANILAPSIELFDRFQEAARGHISLITIAPETPGFVGNPSALDLIAHATKAGVKVSIGHSNATTAEALAGIAAGAVSATHTFNAMRPIDHREPGVAAIVLDSQQLFAELICDGVHVAPEIVRLWLKAKGEDLGILITDSMSAAGMPDGDYTLAGLGVRVANGRCLLQCDLDEGRETLAGSILTMDRAVANVQAMTGASLATALRLASTNPSRMLGLDLAILPGSPANFNLFSADGTLQQTILHGQTVAR; from the coding sequence ATGCAAACGCTGACCGCCCGCCGTCTCCTGACCCACACCGGCTCCATCGAGTACCCGGTCATCACCCTCACAGCAGACGGCCTCATCGCCGAGATCGAATCCGACCCTAACGTCCGGAACGCGGGCGAGACGCTCACCGCTCCATTCCTCGACGTCCACTCCCATGGCGCGGCCTCGCACGACGTCATGACAGCGTCGCCCTCCGACTTTGTCGCCCTCAACACATTCCTCGCGAGCCGCGGCGTCGGCCAGTACCTAGCGACGACGGTAACTGCGCCGATCGACCACACCCTGCAGGCGCTCTCGCGCATCGCCGACGAGATCGAGACCTCTCATAGCGGCCCCCTGGCAACACCCATCGGCATTCATCTCGAAGGGCCATTCATCTCGCACGCCAAGCGCGGCGTTCATCCGGTGGCCAACATCCTCGCGCCGTCGATCGAGCTCTTCGACCGTTTCCAGGAAGCCGCGCGGGGGCATATCTCCCTCATCACCATCGCTCCCGAGACACCCGGCTTCGTCGGGAACCCAAGTGCGCTCGACCTGATCGCGCACGCGACCAAGGCGGGGGTAAAGGTCAGCATCGGCCACAGCAACGCCACGACTGCCGAGGCGCTCGCCGGGATTGCGGCCGGAGCCGTCTCCGCCACCCACACCTTCAATGCCATGCGGCCCATCGATCATCGCGAACCGGGCGTCGCAGCTATCGTGCTTGATTCGCAGCAACTCTTCGCCGAACTCATCTGCGACGGAGTTCATGTCGCGCCAGAGATCGTGCGCCTGTGGCTCAAGGCCAAGGGCGAAGACCTCGGCATCCTCATCACCGATTCCATGTCCGCCGCCGGAATGCCCGACGGCGACTACACCCTCGCCGGCCTCGGCGTGCGCGTCGCCAACGGACGCTGCCTTCTCCAGTGCGATCTCGACGAGGGCCGCGAGACGCTTGCCGGGTCGATCCTCACCATGGACCGCGCTGTCGCCAACGTCCAGGCCATGACCGGAGCATCCCTCGCCACCGCCCTGCGCCTCGCCTCGACCAACCCCTCCCGCATGCTCGGCCTCGACCTCGCGATCCTCCCCGGAAGCCCGGCGAACTTCAACCTCTTCTCTGCCGATGGAACACTGCAGCAGACGATCCTCCACGGCCAGACGGTAGCCCGCTAA